One genomic window of Podarcis muralis chromosome 9, rPodMur119.hap1.1, whole genome shotgun sequence includes the following:
- the LOC144328923 gene encoding killer cell lectin-like receptor subfamily G member 1, which yields MMAGLYCTLWAERQSFFSGVKQIRNVVEGYDPSSVGVDDLEILAVAQGLADELLNSTLLNDEIKSDIDKIAELLKDPQWKMHNRALYYFSKEKQSWEESRKHCIKKKTALISVSNGEEQDFINNEGAKFKKHFWIGLRKNNKKLNGLEWLDGSAVPEV from the exons ATGATGGCCGGTCTAT ATTGTACATTATGGGCAGAACGCCAGTCATTCTTCTCCGGAGTAAAACAGATTCGGAATGTTGTTGAAGGATATGATCCATCTTCTGTAGGCGTGGATG ACCTGGAAATACTCGCTGTGGCTCAAGGCTTAGCAGACGAACTGCTCAACTCGACTCTCCTAAACGATGAAATTAAATCTGATATCG ACAAGATTGCTGAATTGCTGAAGGACCCACAATGGAAGATGCATAACAGGGCCTTGTACTACTTTTCCAAAGAGAAACAATCGTGGGAAGAGTCCAGAAAGCATTGTATTAAGAAAAAAACTGCGTTAATTTCTGTCAGCAATGGTGAAGAACAG GACTTTATAAACAACGAAGGAGCTAAGTTTAAGAAGCACTTCTGGATAGGACTAAGGAAGAATAACAAAAAACTGAATGGATTGGAATGGCTTGATGGTTCAGCAGTTCCTGAAGTGTGA